Proteins encoded within one genomic window of Legionella sp. PC997:
- a CDS encoding amino acid permease, whose protein sequence is MRNKQPVKKSKIETDKPIKDSGYSRRLKDRHVQLIALGGIIGSGYFLGTGEVINLVGPAVFLAYILGGLIIFLTMLCMGELAVAIPISGSFVTYTADFISPSVACGVGWSYWISWVAYIPAECVAGGIIMEMFTGVNGYVWAVCFGLLITYINLAKVDTFGEIEFWLALIKILALFGFVILAVLIFLGLIQGPGSDGFIGSKYIFGDGGLLPNGTMSLLTAMVLLLVNYQGSEIIGLAAGESENPARMIPHAIRNVTLRILFIYIIPVFCLVLIFPWQKAGLSNSVFADALNFYNLKWAGAVTSFVTLSATLSCANSGFYGTVRALNALARDGMAPHTFAKFNHNSVPQNAIIATLITIWILLGVGYFFGQTQLYIALLLVSGFTGTLAWISLCTSQIRFRNRLYQAGYTTANLRYVTPYSPYTGILAIILMCIALFFLVLNKDPTYKLAFYIGMVSFIIPIIIYKIFDLSKKRKKALHLKTRVKFQDLFPPV, encoded by the coding sequence GTGAGAAACAAACAGCCCGTGAAAAAGAGTAAGATTGAAACAGACAAACCCATTAAAGATAGTGGTTATAGCCGAAGATTGAAAGACCGTCATGTGCAGCTAATTGCCTTGGGGGGAATTATCGGCTCAGGCTATTTTTTAGGTACCGGTGAAGTAATTAACCTGGTCGGACCTGCCGTGTTTCTAGCTTATATACTAGGCGGCTTAATTATTTTTCTCACCATGCTTTGCATGGGTGAGCTTGCTGTGGCAATTCCCATTTCAGGCTCCTTTGTTACTTATACCGCTGATTTTATATCTCCATCCGTTGCCTGTGGCGTAGGCTGGTCGTATTGGATAAGTTGGGTCGCCTATATCCCCGCAGAATGTGTTGCAGGGGGTATCATCATGGAAATGTTTACGGGTGTAAATGGTTATGTCTGGGCGGTTTGTTTTGGTTTACTAATTACCTATATTAATCTTGCGAAAGTAGATACTTTTGGTGAAATCGAATTTTGGCTGGCTTTAATTAAGATTTTAGCTTTATTTGGCTTTGTTATTTTGGCTGTTTTAATCTTCTTAGGCCTTATTCAGGGGCCAGGATCGGATGGATTTATTGGATCTAAATACATTTTCGGCGATGGAGGACTCCTTCCTAACGGTACCATGTCCTTATTAACCGCTATGGTTCTGCTGTTAGTCAACTATCAAGGCTCTGAAATCATTGGTCTTGCTGCAGGAGAATCAGAAAACCCTGCACGGATGATTCCCCATGCAATTCGCAATGTAACCTTAAGAATTCTTTTCATCTACATTATTCCGGTATTTTGCTTGGTATTAATTTTCCCTTGGCAAAAAGCTGGATTATCTAACTCCGTGTTTGCAGATGCCCTAAACTTTTACAATCTAAAGTGGGCTGGTGCTGTAACCAGTTTTGTGACACTGAGTGCAACCTTATCTTGTGCTAATTCAGGATTTTATGGCACAGTTCGTGCTCTGAATGCTTTGGCTCGTGATGGTATGGCGCCACATACTTTTGCCAAATTTAATCATAATTCAGTACCCCAAAATGCAATTATTGCTACCTTAATCACCATCTGGATTCTTTTAGGCGTTGGGTACTTTTTCGGACAGACCCAACTCTACATCGCCCTACTTCTTGTCTCTGGATTTACAGGAACTCTGGCTTGGATCTCCTTGTGCACTTCACAAATTCGGTTCAGGAATCGATTATACCAAGCTGGCTATACTACAGCGAACCTGCGCTATGTAACTCCATACTCTCCCTATACTGGGATCCTCGCAATCATCCTGATGTGTATTGCCTTATTCTTCCTTGTGTTGAATAAAGACCCTACTTATAAGCTTGCTTTTTACATAGGTATGGTTAGCTTTATTATTCCTATCATAATCTATAAGATTTTTGATTTATCAAAGAAAAGGAAAAAAGCACTACACCTCAAGACTCGTGTTAAATTCCAGGATCTCTTTCCCCCCGTTTAA
- a CDS encoding DUF4124 domain-containing protein encodes MDTRFLIEVTIVLFLFNSSLYAKSGCCSHHGGVAGCNSTTGFNICADGTDSPSCTCGYPSDYNSLNNNYDSNSTTPIQNSIITIHKCTDKKGVVHFSDKNLSPDCK; translated from the coding sequence ATGGATACTAGATTCTTAATAGAAGTTACTATTGTTTTATTCTTGTTTAATTCTTCTTTATATGCCAAATCAGGTTGTTGCTCTCACCATGGGGGAGTGGCTGGATGTAATTCTACAACAGGATTTAATATTTGTGCTGATGGCACAGATTCTCCATCTTGCACTTGCGGATACCCTAGTGATTATAACTCTTTAAATAATAATTATGATTCAAATTCAACTACACCTATTCAAAATTCAATCATAACTATTCATAAGTGTACTGATAAGAAAGGAGTGGTGCATTTTAGTGATAAGAATCTTAGTCCTGATTGTAAGTAA
- a CDS encoding DNA-binding protein: MNKKLSRLQLLNEFESAPTSALFNQHTLAAVLDCSTQLLERNRWEGKGVPYLKIGHKVLYRKSDVLSFLQQQKIYRSTSDVGELLSLVNE; the protein is encoded by the coding sequence ATGAATAAAAAACTATCTCGGTTACAACTATTAAACGAATTTGAATCCGCACCAACTTCTGCGTTGTTTAATCAACACACTTTGGCGGCTGTTTTAGATTGTTCCACCCAACTTTTGGAACGCAATCGTTGGGAAGGAAAGGGCGTTCCCTATCTTAAAATAGGCCATAAGGTTTTGTATCGCAAAAGTGATGTGCTGTCTTTTCTCCAGCAACAGAAAATCTATCGCTCTACTAGTGACGTTGGGGAGTTGCTTTCTCTGGTCAACGAATAA
- a CDS encoding integrase: MRTQSLRQFANRQIKQDRQGKYLYRKHRAYVIHKMIDDLFVIRQMPPSWQALQSEQVHKLVRYWKKQNVNTVTIMRYMTIIRRFLRMSDCPISNIDNQSLELTRPKARKKRRKIIPPDIWKSLHDPIARVIMGLQTEFGLTFKEAILIKPHIHVSERSLWITREITFNSSDRTIPVRTENQTVVLNLFNWLTQQNGNFLQLKSYEEIRIIWRSALAKYRLSSTKSWRYLYAKQMYSCLLPEYENYKTCLLIRDEMGIKSRNTLWLYLKD; encoded by the coding sequence CGTAAACACCGTGCCTATGTCATCCATAAGATGATTGATGACTTGTTTGTTATTCGGCAAATGCCACCTTCATGGCAGGCGTTGCAATCTGAGCAGGTGCACAAGCTAGTGCGTTACTGGAAAAAACAGAATGTTAATACAGTCACTATAATGCGATACATGACCATTATTCGCCGTTTTTTGCGGATGAGCGATTGTCCTATTAGCAATATTGATAACCAATCCCTTGAACTCACAAGACCTAAAGCAAGAAAAAAGAGGAGGAAAATAATCCCTCCCGATATTTGGAAGTCACTTCATGATCCTATAGCCAGAGTAATCATGGGATTACAAACAGAGTTCGGACTCACTTTCAAAGAAGCGATTCTGATTAAGCCACATATTCATGTCAGCGAACGCTCTCTTTGGATAACCCGAGAAATTACTTTTAATTCCAGCGACCGTACCATACCTGTACGAACTGAAAACCAGACAGTGGTACTCAATCTTTTTAACTGGCTCACGCAACAAAATGGTAACTTTCTCCAATTAAAATCTTATGAGGAAATCCGCATCATCTGGCGCAGTGCATTGGCAAAGTACCGTTTATCCAGTACCAAAAGCTGGCGATATTTGTATGCCAAACAAATGTATTCTTGCCTGCTACCTGAATATGAAAACTACAAGACTTGCTTGCTGATACGTGATGAGATGGGAATAAAATCTCGGAATACTCTGTGGCTATATCTTAAAGACTAA